One genomic window of Gemmatimonadaceae bacterium includes the following:
- the atpG gene encoding ATP synthase F1 subunit gamma, with protein sequence MAKGRELKGRIKSVENTKKITRTMEMVATSKMKRAVDRVAAARPYASALAEVIGDLYSDELAEQFPLLRQPVQMRRVAHIILTSNRGLCGGFNANLVKEARAQLAALEQRGIEVELHVVGKKGIGYFKYVNRAMAEQRTDISDRPTAADASSLVDTLMARFISGDLDAVFVTSSQFNSAISTPPQTTQVLPVKPPSGGSLKRDYLLSPSAEAILTELLPAYVSNSVYRALVETVAAEQGARRTAMKNATDNATDMLSTLRRTYNRARQAQITQEIAEIVGGAAALQG encoded by the coding sequence ATGGCCAAGGGTCGCGAGCTCAAGGGACGGATCAAGTCCGTCGAGAACACGAAGAAGATCACGCGCACCATGGAGATGGTGGCGACGTCGAAGATGAAGCGGGCCGTGGACCGTGTCGCGGCCGCCCGTCCGTACGCGTCGGCGCTGGCGGAGGTGATCGGGGACCTCTACTCGGACGAGCTGGCCGAGCAGTTCCCGCTGCTGCGCCAGCCGGTGCAGATGCGCCGCGTCGCCCACATCATCCTGACGTCGAACCGCGGCCTGTGCGGCGGCTTCAACGCCAACCTGGTGAAGGAGGCGCGGGCCCAGCTGGCCGCGCTGGAGCAGCGCGGCATCGAGGTCGAGCTGCACGTGGTCGGCAAGAAGGGCATCGGCTACTTCAAGTACGTGAACCGGGCGATGGCGGAGCAGCGCACCGACATCAGCGACCGGCCGACGGCGGCCGATGCGTCGTCGCTGGTGGACACGCTGATGGCGCGCTTCATCAGCGGTGACCTGGACGCAGTGTTCGTGACCAGCTCGCAGTTCAACTCGGCCATCTCCACGCCGCCGCAGACGACGCAGGTGCTGCCGGTGAAGCCGCCTTCGGGCGGGTCGCTGAAGCGCGACTACCTGCTGTCGCCGTCGGCCGAGGCGATCCTGACCGAGCTGCTGCCGGCCTACGTCAGCAACTCCGTGTACCGCGCGCTGGTGGAGACGGTGGCCGCGGAGCAGGGCGCGCGCCGGACGGCGATGAAGAACGCGACCGACAACGCCACCGACATGCTCAGCACCCTGCGCCGCACGTACAACCGGGCGCGCCAGGCGCAGATCACGCAGGAAATCGCCGAGATCGTGGGCGGCGCCGCAGCACTGCAAGGCTAA